In Mus musculus strain C57BL/6J chromosome 14, GRCm38.p6 C57BL/6J, the following are encoded in one genomic region:
- the Thtpa gene encoding thiamine-triphosphatase — MAQGLIEVERKFAPGPDTEERLQELGATLEHRVTFRDTYYDTSELSLMLSDHWLRQREGSGWELKCPGVTGVSGPHNEYVEVTSEAAIVAQLFELLGSGEQKPAGVAAVLGSLKLQEVASFITTRSSWKLALSGAHGQEPQLTIDLDSADFGYAVGEVEAMVHEKAEVPAALEKIITVSSMLGVPAQEEAPAKLMVYLQRFRPLDYQRLLEAASSGEATGDSAS; from the exons ATGGCCCAGGGCTTGATTGAAGTGGAGCGAAAGTTCGCTCCAGGGCCTGACACGGAGGAAAGGCTGCAGGAGTTGGGGGCCACCCTGGAGCACCGGGTCACCTTCCGAGACACATACTATGATACCTCTGAGTTAAGCCTTATGCTGTCTGACCACTGGCTGCGACAACGAGAAGGTAGTGGATGGGAGCTCAAATGTCCTGGAGTAACAGGTGTCTCAGGACCTCACAATGAGTATGTGGAAGTCACATCGGAAGCTGCGATTGTGGCCCAGCTCTTTGAACTGCTCGGGTCTGGGGAGCAGAAGCctgcaggtgtggctgctgtcCTGGGCTCGCTGAAGCTGCAGGAGGTGGCTAGTTTTATTACTACGCGAAGCTCCTGGAAGCTGGCCTTATCTGGAGCCCATGGACAGGAGCCTCAGCTCACAATAGACTTGGATTCAGCGGACTTCGGCTATGCTGTGGGTGAGGTAGAGGCCATGGTGCACGAGAAGGCTGAAGTCCCGGCTGCCCTAGAGAAGATCATCACCGTCAGTAGCATGCTTG GAGTGCCAGCACAGGAGGAGGCACCAGCCAAGCTCATGGTATACCTACAGCGCTTCAGGCCTCTGGACTATCAGCGCCTGCTAGAAGCAGCCAGTTCTGGTGAGGCCACAGGGGACTCAGCATCCTGA
- the Ap1g2 gene encoding AP-1 complex subunit gamma-like 2 isoform 1 (isoform 1 is encoded by transcript variant 1): MVVHSLRLQDLIEEIRGAKTQAQEREVIQKECAQIRASFRDGDPLQRHRQLAKLLYVHMLGYPAHFGQMECLKLIASPRFTDKRVGYLGAMLLLDERHDSHLLITNSIKNDLSQGNQPVQGLALCTLSTMGSAEMCRDLAPEVEKLLLQPSPYVRKKAILTAVHMIRKDPELSGIFLPPCTKLLRERHHGIQLGTVTLITELCERNPAALRHFRKVVPQLVQILRTLVTTGYSTEHSISGVSDPFLQVQILRLLRILGRNHEESSETMNDLLAQVATNTDTSRNAGNAVLLETVLTIMAIHSAAGLRVLAVNILGRFLLNNDKNIRYVALTSLLQLVQSDHSAVQRHRSTVVECLQETDASLSRRALELSLALVNSSNVRAMMQELQAFLESCPPDLRADCASGILLAAERFAPSKRWHIDTILHVLTTAGAHVRDDAVANLTQLIGEAEELHTYSVRRLYSALAEDISQQPLVQVAAWCIGEYGDLLLEGNCEETEPFQVEEEDVLALLEKVLQSHMSLPATRGYAITALMKLSTRLRGDNNRIRQVVSIYGSCVDLELQQRAVEYNTLFQKYDHMRAAILEKMPLVERGDPHVKEGGKEKQTEAQPLEVTAPAPTEPQATKLLDLLDLLGDTSEPLSSGHAQHLPPQTPSPGEALIHLLDLPCTPPPPAPIPSVRVFEREGLQLDLSFMRPLETPALLLVTATTTNSSKEDVTHFVCQAAVPKSFQLQLQAPSGNTIPAQGGLPITQVFRILNPNQAPLRLKLRLTYNHSGQPVQEIFEVDNLPVETWQ, translated from the exons ATGGTGGTGCATTCGTTGAGACTTCAGGACCTAATCGAAGAGATTCGCGGGGCCAAGACGCAGGCCCAGGAACGGGAGGTGATCCAGAAGGAGTGCGCCCAAATTCGGGCCTCCTTCCGCGATGGGGATCCCCTGCAGAGGCATCGCCAGCTGGCCAAACTGCTCTACGTCCACATGTTGGGCTACCCCGCCCACTTTGGACAG ATGGAGTGCCTGAAACTGATCGCCTCCCCCAGATTCACAGACAAGAGGGTGGGCTACCTTGGGGCCATGCTTCTATTGGATGAGAGGCACGATTCCCATCTGCTCATCACCAACAGCATCAAGAA TGACCTGAGCCAAGGGAACCAGCCAGTTCAAGGCCTGGCCCTGTGTACTCTGAGTACCATGGGCTCTGCTGAGATGTGCCGGGACCTAGCCCCTGAGGTGGAAAAGCTGCTTCTGCAGCCCAGTCCCTATGTGCGGAAGAAG GCTATTTTGACTGCAGTGCACATGATCCGGAAGGACCCTGAGCTCTCCGGCATCTTCCTCCCACCTTGTACCAAACTGCTTCGTGAGCGTCATCATG GCATCCAGCTGGGCACAGTCACGCTGATCACGGAGCTCTGTGAAAGAAACCCTGCAGCCCTCAGGCACTTTCGCAAG GTAGTGCCGCAGCTGGTACAGATCCTCCGGACTCTGGTGACTACAGGATACTCCACGGAGCACAGCATCTCTGGAGTCAGCGACCCCTTCTTGCAG GTCCAGATACTCCGCCTACTTCGGATCCTGGGACGGAACCATGAAGAAAGTAGCGAGACCATGAACGACTTGCTGGCCCAG GTCGCCACCAACACAGACACCAGCCGAAATGCAGGCAACGCTGTCCTGTTGGAAACAGTGCTTACCATCATGGCCATCCACTCTGCTGCTGGCCTCCGG GTTCTAGCTGTTAACATTCTTGGTCGTTTCTTGCTCAACAATGACAAGAATATTAG GTATGTGGCTCTGACATCATTGCTGCAGCTGGTGCAGTCTGACCACAGTGCTGTACAACGTCACCGGTCCACTGTGGTGGAGTGTCTACAGGAAACGGACGCCTCCCTTAGCAG GCGGGCCCTGGAGCTGAGCCTGGCTCTGGTGAACAGCTCCAATGTACGAGCCATGATGCAGGAGCTGCAGGCCTTTCTGGAGTCCTGCCCCCCTGATCTTCGGGCTGATTGTGCCTCAGGCATTCTGTTGGCTGCGGAGAG GTTTGCTCCCAGCAAGCGATGGCACATAGACACCATCCTGCACGTGCTGACCACG GCAGGAGCCCATGTGAGGGATGACGCAGTGGCCAACCTGACCCAGCTGATTGGAGAGGCCGAGGAGCTGCATACCTACTCTGTGCGCCGTCTCTACAGTGCCTTAGCAGAGGATATCTCCCAG CAACCACTGGTTCAGGTGGCAGCCTGGTGCATTGGCGAGTATGGGGACCTCCTGCTGGAAGGTAACTGTGAGGAGACGGAGCCTTTTCAG gtggaagaagaggacGTGCTAGCACTGCTGGAAAAGGTGCTGCAGTCCCATATGTCCCTGCCAGCCACTCGGGGCTACGCCATCACAGCCCTCATGAAGCTGAGCACCCGACTCCGGGGAGACAACAA TCGTATTCGCCAGGTGGTGTCCATCTACGGGAGCTGTGTGGACTTAGAGCTGCAACAGCGGGCTGTGGAGTATAACACACTCTTCCAGAAGTACGACCACATGAG AGCCGCCATCCTAGAAAAGATGCCTCTTGTAGAGCGTGGTGACCCCCACGttaaagagggagggaaggagaagcaaACGGAAGCCCAGCCCTTGGAAGTGACAGCCCCTGCCCCCACAGAACCCCAG GCCACCAAACTCTTAGATCTACTGGATCTCCTGGGTGACACTTCAGAGCCTCTCTCTTCTGGGCATGCCCAGCATCTTCCTCCTCAGACTCCTTCCCCAGGGGAAGCCTTAATTCATCTCCTTGACCTTCCCTGTACACCGCCACCCCCAG cTCCCATCCCCAGTGTCAGAGTGTTTGAGCGTGAGggcctacagctggatctttcTTTCATGCGGCCCTTGGAGACCCCTGCTTTGCTCTTagtcactgccaccaccaccaactcCTCAAAGGAGGATGTTACCCACTTCGTTTGCCAGGCAGCTGTGCCCAAG AGTTTCCAGCTGCAGTTACAGGCCCCCAGTGGGAACACAATTCCAGCTCAGGGTGGTCTTCCCATCACCCAGGTCTTCAGAATCCTCAATCCTAACCAG GCACCTTTGCGACTTAAGCTGCGCCTCACCTACAACCACTCTGGCCAGCCAGTACAGGAGATCTTTGAGGTGGATAACTTGCCTGTGGAGACGTGGCAGTAA
- the Ap1g2 gene encoding AP-1 complex subunit gamma-like 2 isoform 2 (isoform 2 is encoded by transcript variant 2), whose protein sequence is MVVPQLVQILRTLVTTGYSTEHSISGVSDPFLQVQILRLLRILGRNHEESSETMNDLLAQVATNTDTSRNAGNAVLLETVLTIMAIHSAAGLRVLAVNILGRFLLNNDKNIRYVALTSLLQLVQSDHSAVQRHRSTVVECLQETDASLSRRALELSLALVNSSNVRAMMQELQAFLESCPPDLRADCASGILLAAERFAPSKRWHIDTILHVLTTAGAHVRDDAVANLTQLIGEAEELHTYSVRRLYSALAEDISQQPLVQVAAWCIGEYGDLLLEGNCEETEPFQVEEEDVLALLEKVLQSHMSLPATRGYAITALMKLSTRLRGDNNRIRQVVSIYGSCVDLELQQRAVEYNTLFQKYDHMRAAILEKMPLVERGDPHVKEGGKEKQTEAQPLEVTAPAPTEPQATKLLDLLDLLGDTSEPLSSGHAQHLPPQTPSPGEALIHLLDLPCTPPPPAPIPSVRVFEREGLQLDLSFMRPLETPALLLVTATTTNSSKEDVTHFVCQAAVPKSFQLQLQAPSGNTIPAQGGLPITQVFRILNPNQAPLRLKLRLTYNHSGQPVQEIFEVDNLPVETWQ, encoded by the exons ATG GTAGTGCCGCAGCTGGTACAGATCCTCCGGACTCTGGTGACTACAGGATACTCCACGGAGCACAGCATCTCTGGAGTCAGCGACCCCTTCTTGCAG GTCCAGATACTCCGCCTACTTCGGATCCTGGGACGGAACCATGAAGAAAGTAGCGAGACCATGAACGACTTGCTGGCCCAG GTCGCCACCAACACAGACACCAGCCGAAATGCAGGCAACGCTGTCCTGTTGGAAACAGTGCTTACCATCATGGCCATCCACTCTGCTGCTGGCCTCCGG GTTCTAGCTGTTAACATTCTTGGTCGTTTCTTGCTCAACAATGACAAGAATATTAG GTATGTGGCTCTGACATCATTGCTGCAGCTGGTGCAGTCTGACCACAGTGCTGTACAACGTCACCGGTCCACTGTGGTGGAGTGTCTACAGGAAACGGACGCCTCCCTTAGCAG GCGGGCCCTGGAGCTGAGCCTGGCTCTGGTGAACAGCTCCAATGTACGAGCCATGATGCAGGAGCTGCAGGCCTTTCTGGAGTCCTGCCCCCCTGATCTTCGGGCTGATTGTGCCTCAGGCATTCTGTTGGCTGCGGAGAG GTTTGCTCCCAGCAAGCGATGGCACATAGACACCATCCTGCACGTGCTGACCACG GCAGGAGCCCATGTGAGGGATGACGCAGTGGCCAACCTGACCCAGCTGATTGGAGAGGCCGAGGAGCTGCATACCTACTCTGTGCGCCGTCTCTACAGTGCCTTAGCAGAGGATATCTCCCAG CAACCACTGGTTCAGGTGGCAGCCTGGTGCATTGGCGAGTATGGGGACCTCCTGCTGGAAGGTAACTGTGAGGAGACGGAGCCTTTTCAG gtggaagaagaggacGTGCTAGCACTGCTGGAAAAGGTGCTGCAGTCCCATATGTCCCTGCCAGCCACTCGGGGCTACGCCATCACAGCCCTCATGAAGCTGAGCACCCGACTCCGGGGAGACAACAA TCGTATTCGCCAGGTGGTGTCCATCTACGGGAGCTGTGTGGACTTAGAGCTGCAACAGCGGGCTGTGGAGTATAACACACTCTTCCAGAAGTACGACCACATGAG AGCCGCCATCCTAGAAAAGATGCCTCTTGTAGAGCGTGGTGACCCCCACGttaaagagggagggaaggagaagcaaACGGAAGCCCAGCCCTTGGAAGTGACAGCCCCTGCCCCCACAGAACCCCAG GCCACCAAACTCTTAGATCTACTGGATCTCCTGGGTGACACTTCAGAGCCTCTCTCTTCTGGGCATGCCCAGCATCTTCCTCCTCAGACTCCTTCCCCAGGGGAAGCCTTAATTCATCTCCTTGACCTTCCCTGTACACCGCCACCCCCAG cTCCCATCCCCAGTGTCAGAGTGTTTGAGCGTGAGggcctacagctggatctttcTTTCATGCGGCCCTTGGAGACCCCTGCTTTGCTCTTagtcactgccaccaccaccaactcCTCAAAGGAGGATGTTACCCACTTCGTTTGCCAGGCAGCTGTGCCCAAG AGTTTCCAGCTGCAGTTACAGGCCCCCAGTGGGAACACAATTCCAGCTCAGGGTGGTCTTCCCATCACCCAGGTCTTCAGAATCCTCAATCCTAACCAG GCACCTTTGCGACTTAAGCTGCGCCTCACCTACAACCACTCTGGCCAGCCAGTACAGGAGATCTTTGAGGTGGATAACTTGCCTGTGGAGACGTGGCAGTAA
- the Jph4 gene encoding junctophilin-4 translates to MSPGGKFDFDDGGCYVGGWEAGRAHGYGVCTGPGAQGEYSGCWAHGFESLGVFTGPGGHSYQGHWQQGKREGLGVERKSRWTYRGEWLGGLKGRSGVWESVSGLRYAGLWKDGFQDGYGTETYSDGGTYQGQWQAGKRHGYGVRQSVPYHQAALLRSPRRTSLDSGHSDPPTPPPPLPLPGDEGGSPASGSRGGFVLAGPGDADGASSRKRTPAAGGFFRRSLLLSGLRAGGRRSSLGSKRGSLRSEVSSEVGSTGPPGSEASGPPIPAPPALIEGSATEVYAGEWRADRRSGYGVSQRSNGLRYEGEWLGNRRHGYGRTTRPDGSREEGKYKRNRLVHGGRVRSLLPLALRRGKVKEKVDRAVEGARRAVSAARQRQEIAAARAADALLKAVAASSVAEKAVEAARMAKLIAQDLQPMLEAPGRRPRQDSGGSDTEPLDEDSPGVYENGLTPSEGSPELPSSPASSHQPWRAPACRSPLPPGGNWGPFSSPKAWPEEWGGPGEQAEELAGYEAEDEAGVQGPGPRDGSPLLGGCSDSSGSLREEEGEDEESLPQLRAPGGSESEPVTTPVLRGLSSRGPDAGCLTEEVEEPAPTERPAQPGAANPLVVGAVALLDLSLAFLFSQLLT, encoded by the exons ATGTCCCCCGGGGGCAAGTTCGACTTTGACGACGGGGGCTGCTACGTGGGGGGCTGGGAGGCGGGGCGGGCACATGGCTACGGCGTGTGCACCGGGCCCGGCGCCCAGGGAGAGTACAGCGGCTGCTGGGCTCACGGCTTCGAGTCGCTGGGTGTCTTCACGGGGCCCGGCGGACACAGTTACCAGGGCCACTGGCAGCAGGGCAAGCGCGAAGGGCTGGGCGTGGAGCGCAAGAGCCGCTGGACCTACCGCGGCGAGTGGCTGGGCGGGCTGAAGGGGCGCAGCGGCGTATGGGAGAGCGTGTCCGGCCTGCGCTACGCCGGGCTCTGGAAGGACGGCTTCCAGGACGGCTACGGCACCGAGACCTACTCGGATGGAG GCACTTACCAAGGCCAGTGGCAAGCCGGGAAACGCCACGGCTACGGGGTGCGCCAAAGTGTACCCTACCACCAGGCGGCGCTTCTGCGCTCACCCCGCCGCACCTCCCTGGACTCCGGCCACAGCGACCCCCCGACGCCGCctccacccctacccctaccAGGAGATGAAGGAGGCAGCCCAGCCTCCGGCTCCCGAGGCGGCTTCGTGCTGGCGGGGCCAGGGGACGCCGACGGGGCGTCTTCCCGTAAGCGCACCCCAGCAGCAGGTGGATTCTTCCGCCGTTCACTGCTGCTCAGCGGGCTCCGGGCTGGTGGGCGCCGCAGCTCCCTGGGCAGCAAGAGGGGATCTCTACGCAGCGAGGTGAGCAGCGAAGTGGGCAGTACAGGACCCCCGGGCTCCGAGGCCAGCGGGCCCCCAATCCCAGCTCCACCTGCCCTCATCGAGGGCTCAGCCACTGAGGTGTACGCCGGTGAGTGGCGTGCGGACCGGCGCAGTGGCTATGGAGTGAGCCAGAGATCCAACGGGCTGCGCTACGAAGGCGAGTGGCTGGGCAACCGACGCCACGGATACGGGCGCACCACCCGGCCCGATGGCTCCCGTGAGGAGGGCAAGTACAAGCGTAACCGGCTGGTACACGGGGGACGTGTCCgcagcctcctgcctctggcccTTAGACGGGGCAAAGTCAAGGAGAAAGTGGACAGGGCTGTCGAAGGTGCCCGTCGAGCTGTGAGTGCTGCCCGCCAGCGCCAGGAAATTGCGGCTGCCAG GGCAGCAGACGCCCTCCTAAAAGCAGTGGCAGCCAGCAGCGTCGCGGAGAAGGCTGTGGAGGCTGCGCGGATGGCCAAGCTGATAGCCCAGGATCTACAACCCATGTTAGAGGCCCCAG GCCGCAGACCCAGACAGGACTCAGGAGGTTCTGACACAGAGCCTTTGGATGAGGACAGCCCTGGGGTATACGAGAATGGACTGACCCCCTCAGAGGGCTCTCCGGAACTACCCAGCAGCCCCGCCTCCTCCCACCAACCTTGGCGAGCCCCTGCCTGCCGGAGTCCACTGCCTCCTGGAGGGAACTGGGGCCCCTTCTCCAGCCCTAAAGCTTGGCCCGAGGAGTGGGGGGGTCCTGGTGAGCAGGCAGAGGAACTAGCTGGCTATGAGGCTGAGGATGAGGCTGGGGTGCAGGGTCCAGGACCAAGAGATGGTTCCCCACTTCTCGGAGGCTGCAGTGACAGTTCAGGAAGTCTtcgagaggaggagggggaagacgAAGAGTCCTTGCCCCAACTGAGGGCCCCAGGAGGCTCAGAGTCTGAGCCTGTCACCACGCCAGTTTTGAGGGGCCTGTCTTCAAGGGGTCCTGATGCTGGGTGCCTGACAGAAGAGGTTGAGGAGCCTGCTCCCACCGAGAGGCCTGCCCAGCCG GGAGCTGCCAACCCCCTGGTGGTGGGAGCCGTGGCCTTGCTGGACCTCAGCCTGGCCTTCCTGTTCTCCCAGCTCCTCACCTGA